In the Bradyrhizobium guangzhouense genome, one interval contains:
- a CDS encoding ABC transporter permease: MTTASLGLSRDDRPILIAALFILVILVAGTVYTFARFGSAPLLSPTYLLQQLQIGAFLGIVAAGMMMVILIAQIDLSVPWTLAAAAMMATSIGGPLAIPVGLGVGVLVGLINGIGVAYLRVPSMIFTLGVNAVMRGLMVAHTGGYAPQTAATDLMRMLAGDRTFGIPNALFVWAAVSVLVAIILQRTALGRYVYAIGNKEAAAYLAGVDTRRITVICFVLCGLAAALAGVLLAGYSTKAYQGMGDAYLLPSIAAVVIGGTNILGGRGRYLGTLIGVVLIVLLNSVLSIMDMPEAGRQVIYGLVIIFMLLVYGRGERVTS; encoded by the coding sequence ATGACGACTGCGTCTCTCGGGCTCTCCCGCGACGACCGCCCGATCCTGATCGCGGCGCTGTTCATCCTCGTCATCCTCGTCGCCGGCACGGTCTACACCTTCGCCCGCTTCGGCAGTGCGCCTCTGTTGTCGCCGACCTATCTGTTGCAGCAGCTCCAGATCGGCGCCTTTCTCGGCATCGTCGCCGCCGGGATGATGATGGTGATCCTGATCGCGCAGATCGACTTGTCGGTGCCGTGGACGCTGGCGGCGGCCGCGATGATGGCGACCTCGATCGGCGGGCCGCTCGCCATTCCGGTCGGGCTCGGCGTCGGGGTTTTGGTCGGCCTCATCAACGGCATCGGGGTCGCGTATCTGCGCGTGCCTTCGATGATCTTCACCCTCGGCGTCAATGCGGTGATGCGCGGCCTGATGGTTGCGCATACCGGCGGTTACGCCCCGCAGACGGCGGCGACCGATCTGATGCGGATGCTCGCCGGCGATCGCACGTTCGGCATCCCCAACGCCCTGTTCGTCTGGGCCGCCGTGTCGGTGCTCGTCGCCATCATCCTGCAGCGCACCGCGCTCGGCCGCTATGTCTATGCCATCGGCAACAAGGAGGCGGCCGCGTATCTCGCCGGCGTCGACACGCGCCGCATCACCGTGATCTGCTTCGTGCTCTGCGGTCTCGCCGCCGCGCTGGCCGGCGTCCTGCTCGCCGGCTACTCCACCAAGGCCTATCAGGGCATGGGGGACGCCTATCTGCTGCCGTCGATCGCGGCGGTGGTGATCGGCGGCACCAACATCCTCGGCGGCCGCGGCCGCTATCTCGGCACTCTGATCGGCGTCGTGCTGATCGTGCTGCTCAACAGCGTGCTGTCGATCATGGACATGCCCGAGGCCGGCCGCCAGGTGATCTACGGCCTCGTCATCATCTTCATGCTGCTGGTCTACGGCCGCGGCGAGCGAGTCACGAGTTGA
- a CDS encoding Nit6803 family nitrilase gives MTAKRTIRAGAIQIAPDLDTPTGTVDRILAAIAEAAGKGVQLAVFPETFVPWYPYFSFVRPPVLSGVEHIQLYDNAVVVPGPVTDAVAQAAKRHGMVVVLGVNERDHGSLYNTQLVFDANGAIVLKRRKITPTFHERMIWGQGDGAGLKVVETAVGRVGALACWEHYNPLARYALMAQHEEIHAAQFPGSLVGQVFADQIEVTIRHHALESGCFVVNATGWLTEEQIAKISPEEGLRKGLRGGCMTAIVSPEGNHLVPPLTSGEGILVADLDLALITKRKRMMDSVGHYARPELLSLVLNDSPARPMHGLHPNRLTSIAKDPSNETADAATHDAGNHGDADRAADQRVAVLRGPAR, from the coding sequence GTGACAGCGAAACGCACGATCAGGGCTGGCGCGATTCAGATCGCGCCTGACCTGGACACGCCGACCGGAACGGTCGACCGGATTCTGGCGGCCATCGCGGAGGCAGCGGGCAAGGGAGTCCAGCTCGCCGTTTTTCCGGAGACGTTCGTTCCCTGGTACCCGTATTTCTCCTTTGTCCGTCCGCCGGTCCTGAGTGGCGTGGAGCACATCCAGCTCTATGACAACGCGGTCGTCGTGCCTGGTCCTGTGACGGATGCCGTTGCACAGGCGGCCAAGCGCCACGGCATGGTGGTGGTGCTTGGGGTCAACGAGCGCGATCACGGCTCGCTTTACAACACCCAGCTCGTGTTCGACGCGAACGGCGCAATCGTGCTGAAGCGCCGCAAGATCACGCCGACGTTTCACGAGCGCATGATCTGGGGGCAGGGCGATGGCGCCGGTCTGAAGGTGGTCGAGACCGCGGTCGGCCGTGTCGGTGCGCTGGCCTGCTGGGAGCATTACAATCCGCTCGCCCGTTACGCGCTGATGGCCCAGCACGAGGAAATTCACGCGGCCCAATTTCCGGGATCGCTGGTCGGACAGGTCTTCGCCGACCAGATCGAGGTGACGATCCGCCATCATGCGCTGGAAAGCGGATGCTTCGTCGTCAACGCCACCGGCTGGCTGACCGAGGAGCAGATCGCGAAAATCTCGCCGGAGGAAGGCCTGCGTAAAGGTCTGCGCGGCGGCTGCATGACCGCGATCGTCTCTCCCGAAGGCAACCACCTGGTGCCGCCGCTGACCAGCGGCGAGGGCATCCTTGTTGCCGATCTCGATCTCGCGCTGATCACCAAACGCAAACGGATGATGGATTCGGTCGGCCACTACGCCCGGCCGGAGTTGCTGTCGCTGGTGCTGAATGACAGCCCCGCGCGTCCGATGCACGGCCTTCACCCAAACCGCCTCACGTCCATTGCGAAAGACCCATCAAATGAGACCGCAGATGCCGCAACCCATGATGCAGGAAACCATGGCGATGCCGACCGAGCAGCTGATCAACGAGTTGCAGTCCTTCGGGGTCCGGCTCGCTGA
- a CDS encoding MSMEG_0570 family nitrogen starvation response protein: MPEMHFHVRWPDERVEACYSPSLVIKDHFVAGTTYALDDFRERSRIALTIAAERVREKYGFLCSRALGQLARIEATAAQFETTPGASVTIVSFGD; the protein is encoded by the coding sequence ATGCCTGAGATGCACTTCCACGTGCGCTGGCCCGATGAGCGGGTCGAGGCCTGCTATTCGCCCTCGCTCGTCATCAAGGACCATTTCGTCGCCGGCACGACCTATGCGCTCGACGACTTTCGCGAGCGCAGCCGCATTGCATTGACGATCGCAGCCGAGCGTGTCCGCGAGAAGTACGGCTTCCTCTGCTCGCGTGCGCTCGGGCAACTCGCCCGGATCGAGGCGACGGCCGCGCAGTTCGAGACCACGCCCGGCGCGTCCGTCACCATCGTCTCGTTTGGAGACTAG
- a CDS encoding MSMEG_0568 family radical SAM protein — translation MPQPMMQETMAMPTEQLINELQSFGVRLADPKTGGTSRRGGAGPSDHTPFTIDGATVMIPVHNAPAFESPYLVERPDEAGRSRISRDGVVLADVSFPLRPKFYDRTTEDGIPYWKIATLHGRDVLATTVLQTCIRYQSRTKTCQFCAIGQSLAAGRTVERKTPAQLAEVARVAVELDSVRHMVMTTGTPHTSDRGAAILAESAQAVKAAVDLPIQAQCEPPDDFAWFERMKSSGVDALGMHLEVIGPAVRQRIMPGKAQVQVEQYMDAFEAAVPVFGRGQVSTYILAGLGDEPSEIIALSQRLIDLGVYPFVVPFVPIAGTPLESHPTPSAAFMHDILQPLAEMLRAGGLRATDIKAGCGKCGACSALSTYERGASA, via the coding sequence ATGCCGCAACCCATGATGCAGGAAACCATGGCGATGCCGACCGAGCAGCTGATCAACGAGTTGCAGTCCTTCGGGGTCCGGCTCGCTGATCCCAAGACCGGGGGCACCAGCCGCCGCGGCGGTGCCGGGCCGTCGGATCATACGCCGTTCACGATTGACGGCGCGACGGTGATGATCCCGGTCCACAACGCGCCGGCCTTCGAGAGCCCTTATCTTGTCGAGCGCCCTGACGAGGCCGGACGCAGTCGCATCTCGCGCGACGGCGTGGTGCTTGCCGACGTCTCGTTTCCGTTGCGACCCAAATTCTACGACCGCACCACCGAGGACGGCATTCCCTATTGGAAGATCGCGACCCTGCACGGGCGCGACGTTCTCGCCACCACCGTGCTGCAGACTTGCATTCGCTATCAGAGCCGCACCAAGACCTGCCAGTTCTGCGCCATCGGCCAGTCGCTCGCGGCCGGACGCACGGTCGAGCGCAAGACGCCCGCACAGCTTGCCGAAGTCGCGAGGGTCGCCGTCGAACTCGACAGTGTCAGGCACATGGTGATGACGACGGGCACGCCGCACACGTCGGACCGCGGCGCCGCCATCCTTGCGGAGAGCGCACAGGCCGTCAAAGCCGCCGTCGACCTGCCGATCCAGGCGCAATGCGAACCGCCTGATGATTTTGCCTGGTTCGAGCGTATGAAGAGCTCAGGCGTCGACGCGCTCGGCATGCATCTGGAGGTGATCGGGCCGGCCGTGCGGCAAAGGATCATGCCCGGCAAGGCGCAGGTCCAGGTCGAGCAATACATGGACGCGTTCGAAGCTGCCGTGCCGGTGTTCGGCCGGGGGCAGGTCTCGACTTACATCCTCGCCGGTCTTGGCGACGAGCCCTCCGAGATCATTGCGCTGTCGCAGCGGCTGATCGATCTCGGGGTCTATCCCTTCGTCGTGCCGTTCGTGCCGATTGCCGGCACGCCACTGGAGAGCCATCCGACACCGTCCGCGGCGTTCATGCACGACATCCTGCAGCCGCTCGCCGAGATGCTGCGCGCCGGCGGCTTGCGCGCCACCGACATCAAGGCAGGCTGCGGCAAATGCGGCGCCTGCTCGGCCCTGTCCACCTACGAGCGCGGAGCCAGTGCATGA
- a CDS encoding MSMEG_0567/Sll0786 family nitrogen starvation N-acetyltransferase, with protein sequence MMFEPFKPFVAPEFQIKFATEAWEREAAAALRRRVFCEEQGVFAGDDRDATDDIAIPLVAVSLLGVAEDEVVGTVRIHADDREADAWWGSRLAVAKSYRRLSAVGAGLIRLAVSSAHGRGCRRFLANVQSQNALLFQHMHWHSLGEFELHGRPHHRMEADLDHYPPFRTPETGFLSLAKLAA encoded by the coding sequence ATGATGTTCGAGCCATTCAAGCCCTTCGTTGCACCGGAATTCCAGATTAAATTCGCAACCGAAGCCTGGGAGCGCGAGGCTGCCGCGGCCTTGCGGCGCAGGGTCTTCTGCGAGGAGCAGGGCGTGTTCGCGGGCGACGATCGCGACGCGACCGACGACATCGCCATTCCGCTCGTGGCCGTGTCGCTGCTCGGCGTTGCCGAGGACGAGGTCGTCGGCACCGTGCGCATTCACGCCGATGACCGCGAGGCAGATGCGTGGTGGGGCTCCCGCCTTGCCGTTGCAAAGAGCTATCGGCGTCTCAGCGCGGTCGGCGCCGGGCTGATCCGGCTTGCCGTTTCCTCTGCGCATGGGCGCGGCTGCCGGCGCTTCCTCGCCAATGTGCAGAGTCAGAATGCGCTGCTGTTCCAGCACATGCATTGGCATTCCCTCGGCGAATTCGAGCTCCATGGCCGGCCGCATCATCGCATGGAGGCCGATCTCGACCATTACCCGCCGTTCCGGACGCCGGAGACCGGCTTCCTCTCACTGGCAAAGCTGGCGGCCTGA
- a CDS encoding PLP-dependent aminotransferase family protein, with protein sequence MADWRPDLSSSDKPRYLAIADAIADDIAAGRLVIGDRLPPQRKLAKRLDVDFTTVARGYVEAQKRGLIESKVGQGTFVRDKPRPRRSATSFPPRPVDLSMNLPPEPDDPELIERMQAGAEHVLRDIASLLRYQGFGGTQADKDAASSWLGRRALVPAQNRIFVSPGAHPALLGILSILAKAGEVVLCEAITYPGIRSIAAQLGINLIGLPMDQDGIEPQALTDACKKLKPKAIYLNPTLQNPTTLTIPDSRRREIVAIARRFKLPVIEDDAYGFIPEHGHGHAPFAAIAPDLTWHVAGLAKCIGAGLRTAYVVVPDTRSAWPFASALRSATVMASPLTVAIATRWIEDGTADTMLRFIRAETSARQKLAAEILPKGSYRGDPLSFNLWVELPTPWRRSAFVEHMRQTGIGVVASDAFVVSDPPPEAVRICIGGPSTRTQIRGALEYAAHALAETPALASPFL encoded by the coding sequence ATGGCCGACTGGCGACCCGATCTCTCGAGCAGTGACAAGCCGCGTTATCTCGCCATCGCAGACGCAATTGCCGACGACATCGCAGCTGGACGGCTCGTGATCGGCGACCGCCTGCCGCCACAGCGGAAGCTCGCCAAGCGGCTCGACGTCGATTTCACCACCGTCGCGCGCGGCTATGTCGAGGCGCAGAAGCGTGGGTTGATTGAATCCAAGGTCGGACAGGGAACCTTCGTGCGCGACAAGCCGCGACCGCGGCGTTCGGCAACAAGCTTTCCGCCCCGCCCCGTCGACCTCTCGATGAACCTGCCGCCCGAGCCCGACGATCCCGAATTGATCGAGCGGATGCAGGCCGGCGCCGAGCATGTGCTGCGCGACATCGCATCGCTGCTGCGCTACCAGGGCTTTGGTGGCACGCAGGCCGACAAGGATGCCGCCTCTAGCTGGCTCGGCCGCCGCGCGCTGGTGCCGGCACAGAACCGCATTTTCGTCTCGCCAGGAGCCCATCCGGCGCTGCTCGGCATCCTCTCGATCCTGGCGAAAGCCGGCGAGGTGGTGCTGTGCGAGGCCATCACCTATCCCGGCATCAGGTCGATCGCCGCGCAGCTCGGCATCAATCTCATCGGCCTGCCGATGGATCAGGACGGCATCGAGCCGCAGGCATTGACCGATGCCTGCAAGAAGCTGAAGCCCAAGGCGATCTACCTCAATCCGACGCTGCAGAATCCGACGACGTTGACGATTCCGGATTCGCGCCGGCGCGAGATCGTCGCGATCGCGCGACGCTTCAAGCTGCCTGTTATCGAGGACGACGCCTATGGCTTCATCCCCGAGCACGGCCACGGCCACGCTCCCTTCGCTGCCATCGCGCCCGATCTGACCTGGCACGTCGCGGGACTGGCAAAATGTATCGGGGCGGGCTTGCGCACCGCCTATGTCGTCGTGCCCGACACGCGCTCGGCCTGGCCGTTCGCCTCGGCGCTGCGGTCAGCGACCGTGATGGCATCGCCTCTCACCGTGGCGATCGCGACGCGCTGGATCGAAGACGGCACCGCGGACACGATGTTGCGGTTCATCCGCGCCGAGACGTCGGCGCGACAAAAGCTCGCCGCCGAAATCCTGCCCAAGGGGTCCTATCGTGGCGATCCCCTCAGCTTCAACCTGTGGGTCGAGCTGCCCACACCCTGGCGGCGCTCGGCTTTCGTGGAGCATATGCGGCAGACCGGCATTGGCGTCGTCGCCAGCGACGCCTTTGTCGTGAGCGATCCGCCTCCCGAGGCCGTGAGAATATGCATCGGCGGGCCGTCAACGCGCACACAGATCCGGGGAGCGCTCGAATACGCCGCTCACGCGCTGGCCGAAACGCCGGCCCTGGCGTCGCCGTTTCTCTGA
- a CDS encoding MSMEG_0565 family glycosyltransferase, producing the protein MSGDSSQLRIAVLTHSTNPRGGVVHALALADALADLGHLPVVHAPDPAGKGFFRRGVAATRSVPASPASGDVVAMVEARIDDYVRHFEDPAHRRFDVFHAQDGISGNALATLKQRGLIQHYARTVHHIDAFADQRLSVLDRRSIIQADGLFVVSRFWQEQLKSEMSRAAALVGNGVDTLRYSPVAAPADQLLHARLGLRAGPILLSIGGVEQRKNTLGIVEAFRQVHAVHRSAQLVIAGGASLLDHGFYRQQFKSRLRDAGLPADAIIETGPLPDAEMPSLFRLADVLLFPSLREGFGLAVLEAMASRVPAVVSHVAPFTEYLGADDVAWCDPHHPGSIADAALSALAEPLRSRLIANGARVARHHDWSRTAMAHMATYQEMREVHYA; encoded by the coding sequence ATGAGTGGCGACTCGTCCCAGCTTCGCATCGCGGTCCTCACGCACTCGACCAATCCGCGGGGCGGCGTGGTGCACGCGCTCGCACTCGCGGACGCCCTTGCAGACCTCGGACATCTGCCGGTCGTGCATGCGCCCGACCCCGCAGGCAAGGGCTTCTTCCGCCGCGGTGTCGCTGCGACGCGGTCCGTGCCTGCATCGCCCGCCTCAGGCGACGTCGTCGCCATGGTCGAGGCGCGCATCGATGATTATGTCCGGCATTTCGAGGATCCTGCGCATCGTCGGTTCGACGTCTTCCATGCCCAGGACGGCATCTCCGGCAATGCGCTCGCGACGCTCAAACAGCGCGGCCTGATCCAGCACTATGCCCGCACCGTCCATCACATCGATGCCTTCGCTGACCAGCGGCTCAGCGTGCTCGATCGTCGCTCCATCATCCAAGCCGACGGCCTGTTCGTCGTCAGCCGGTTCTGGCAGGAGCAGTTGAAGTCCGAGATGTCACGCGCGGCGGCGCTGGTCGGCAATGGCGTCGACACGCTGCGCTATTCGCCCGTCGCGGCTCCTGCCGATCAGCTATTGCACGCCCGGCTCGGCCTTCGCGCAGGCCCGATCCTGCTCTCCATCGGCGGTGTCGAGCAGCGCAAGAACACGCTCGGGATCGTCGAGGCGTTCCGGCAGGTGCATGCCGTGCACCGATCCGCACAGCTCGTCATCGCCGGTGGTGCGTCTCTGCTCGACCATGGCTTCTATCGACAACAGTTCAAGTCGCGGCTGCGCGATGCCGGGCTGCCTGCGGATGCCATCATCGAGACCGGTCCGCTGCCGGATGCCGAGATGCCATCGCTGTTTCGTCTTGCCGATGTGCTGCTGTTCCCGTCCCTGCGCGAAGGCTTCGGCCTGGCCGTTCTGGAAGCGATGGCCAGTCGCGTGCCGGCGGTTGTCTCGCATGTCGCGCCTTTCACCGAATATCTCGGCGCGGATGATGTTGCGTGGTGCGATCCGCATCATCCGGGTTCGATTGCGGATGCTGCCCTCAGTGCGCTCGCCGAACCGTTGCGCTCGCGCCTGATCGCGAATGGCGCCAGGGTCGCCCGGCATCACGACTGGAGCCGCACCGCCATGGCCCATATGGCGACCTATCAGGAGATGCGAGAGGTGCATTATGCCTGA
- a CDS encoding ABC transporter permease encodes MLDDIAIRVRQNIGIVTAVLLFAILYLLYNFAHPKGFSSAVLVQNGDEIFALAMLAMAQTVPVLASGLDLSVGAVMTMVGCFASYLLTGAADGTPLHLDIFGLQLGLGTFPGGVSGILLGIVVCLAIGALAGFINGCVVVYGRIQPIIATLATGAVYIGIALFLRPTPGGKIDEDLNWAMTNSLGDFAATVHIFDDGAATWFAPVAWIPVPFVLLILIALLVWVPFRRSVIGRAVYAVGSAEGAAYMSGLPIDRAKIAAFTLAGFFAGCGGLFLAIQTSSGNADIPQAGAYTLNSIASVVIGGTSLLGGTGSAIGSIFGAMVLRVISFFFRIFDIAPLLQPLFEGLILLAAVSIGALGVLRVKNTLELFR; translated from the coding sequence ATGCTTGACGATATCGCCATCAGGGTTCGCCAGAACATCGGCATCGTCACCGCCGTCCTGCTGTTCGCCATCCTCTATCTGCTCTACAATTTCGCCCATCCCAAGGGCTTCTCGTCGGCGGTGCTGGTGCAGAACGGCGACGAGATCTTCGCGCTCGCCATGCTGGCGATGGCCCAGACCGTGCCGGTGCTGGCATCGGGGCTGGATCTCTCCGTGGGCGCCGTCATGACCATGGTGGGGTGTTTCGCGAGCTATCTGCTCACGGGAGCAGCGGACGGCACCCCGCTGCATCTGGACATCTTCGGCCTGCAGCTCGGCCTCGGCACCTTCCCCGGCGGAGTGAGCGGCATCCTGCTCGGCATCGTCGTGTGCCTTGCGATCGGCGCGCTCGCCGGCTTCATCAACGGCTGCGTCGTCGTCTATGGACGAATACAGCCGATCATCGCGACGCTCGCGACCGGCGCGGTCTATATCGGCATCGCGCTATTCCTGCGGCCGACGCCGGGCGGCAAGATCGACGAGGATCTCAACTGGGCGATGACCAACTCGCTCGGCGATTTCGCCGCGACCGTCCATATCTTCGACGACGGCGCCGCGACCTGGTTTGCGCCGGTCGCCTGGATCCCGGTGCCGTTCGTGCTGCTGATCCTGATCGCGCTGCTGGTCTGGGTGCCGTTCCGTCGCTCCGTGATTGGCCGCGCCGTCTATGCGGTCGGCTCGGCCGAAGGCGCCGCCTACATGTCGGGGCTTCCGATCGACCGGGCCAAGATCGCTGCCTTCACGCTCGCCGGCTTCTTTGCCGGCTGCGGCGGCCTGTTCCTCGCCATCCAGACCTCCTCGGGCAATGCCGACATCCCGCAGGCCGGTGCCTATACGCTCAACTCCATCGCCTCCGTCGTCATCGGCGGCACCTCGCTGCTAGGGGGCACCGGCAGTGCGATCGGCTCGATCTTCGGCGCCATGGTGCTGCGCGTCATCTCGTTCTTCTTCCGCATCTTCGACATCGCGCCGCTGTTGCAGCCGCTGTTCGAGGGCCTGATCCTGCTGGCGGCGGTCAGCATCGGCGCGCTCGGCGTGCTGCGCGTCAAGAATACGCTGGAGCTGTTTCGATGA
- a CDS encoding sll0787 family AIR synthase-like protein, whose translation MLTNAALAGLAETLRKSRGIAAKADIAAVAAALDLSGSDAIAVGDDCAAIPEGDGYTLFAIEGFMNEFVAADPWFAGWCGAMVNISDVAAMGGRPTAIVNAIWSNGADKAAPILEGLKAAARTFGVPVIGGHTNVRSSQSQFAVAILGRASRLLTSFDARPGDKLIAAIDLRGRYRDPFANWEAATDAPAERLRGDLEILPSIAEAGLALAAKDISQGGIVGTAAMLAECSQVAITLDVEAVPIPAGAPLERWLLTFPSFGYLLSAKPDDVDEILSRFQRRGIAAAAIGDVSAGTSVDISAGSRRATVWDFSAQPLIGCAPGQGYRQRSVA comes from the coding sequence ATGCTGACGAACGCCGCGCTCGCAGGCCTCGCCGAAACACTCCGCAAAAGCCGCGGCATCGCCGCCAAGGCCGACATCGCGGCTGTTGCGGCCGCGCTCGATCTGTCCGGCAGCGACGCCATCGCGGTGGGCGACGATTGCGCGGCGATCCCGGAGGGCGACGGCTACACCCTGTTCGCCATCGAAGGCTTCATGAACGAATTCGTCGCTGCCGATCCCTGGTTTGCGGGCTGGTGCGGCGCCATGGTCAACATCTCGGACGTCGCTGCGATGGGCGGACGGCCGACGGCCATCGTCAATGCAATCTGGTCCAATGGTGCGGACAAGGCCGCGCCCATTCTGGAAGGATTGAAGGCTGCCGCGAGAACTTTCGGTGTGCCCGTCATCGGCGGCCACACTAATGTGCGCAGCAGCCAGAGCCAGTTTGCTGTCGCGATCCTAGGCCGCGCCAGCCGGCTTCTCACCAGCTTCGACGCCAGGCCCGGCGACAAGCTGATCGCCGCCATCGATCTACGCGGCCGTTACCGGGATCCCTTCGCGAACTGGGAGGCGGCGACCGACGCGCCGGCGGAACGGCTGCGCGGCGATCTTGAGATCCTGCCATCCATCGCAGAAGCGGGGCTTGCATTGGCAGCCAAGGACATCAGCCAGGGTGGCATTGTCGGGACCGCGGCGATGCTGGCCGAGTGCTCGCAGGTCGCCATCACCCTGGACGTCGAAGCGGTTCCGATTCCTGCCGGTGCGCCGCTCGAGCGCTGGCTGCTGACGTTCCCGAGCTTCGGTTATCTGCTGTCGGCCAAGCCCGACGACGTCGACGAGATCCTGTCGCGCTTCCAGCGACGCGGAATTGCGGCGGCCGCGATCGGCGACGTCAGTGCCGGAACGAGCGTCGACATCAGCGCTGGTTCCCGTCGTGCAACCGTCTGGGACTTCTCGGCGCAGCCGCTGATCGGATGTGCGCCTGGGCAGGGCTATCGGCAGCGGAGCGTGGCATGA
- a CDS encoding MSMEG_0572/Sll0783 family nitrogen starvation response protein → MPAVNMPARQKGDFLVDYEEKVFEDVKAKPGEKALVTFHTVAFEGSIGLVNILQALRLKRKGFETSVLLYGPGVTLGIQRGFPKIGDEAFPGAQNFNNQLAKFMDEGGKVYACRFALQALYGHGEPSLIPGIRPINPLDVLDLILLHRRDDAFMIHTWTV, encoded by the coding sequence ATGCCAGCAGTGAACATGCCCGCGCGTCAGAAGGGCGACTTTCTTGTCGACTACGAAGAGAAGGTTTTCGAGGACGTCAAAGCGAAGCCGGGTGAGAAGGCGCTGGTCACCTTCCATACCGTCGCATTCGAGGGCTCGATCGGCCTCGTCAACATTCTCCAGGCGCTGCGCCTGAAGCGGAAAGGTTTCGAGACCTCGGTTCTGCTTTACGGTCCCGGTGTCACGCTCGGCATTCAGCGCGGCTTTCCCAAGATCGGCGACGAGGCCTTCCCCGGTGCGCAGAACTTCAACAACCAGCTCGCCAAATTCATGGATGAAGGCGGCAAGGTCTATGCCTGCCGGTTCGCACTGCAAGCGCTCTACGGCCACGGCGAGCCGTCGCTCATTCCGGGCATCCGGCCGATCAATCCGCTCGATGTGCTCGACCTGATCCTGCTTCATCGCCGGGACGACGCGTTCATGATCCACACCTGGACCGTCTGA
- a CDS encoding MSMEG_0569 family flavin-dependent oxidoreductase, with translation MSDLHTHYPVVVIGGGQAGLAMSAQLKARGIEHVVLEKNTIAHSWKTQRWDAFCLVTPNWQCKLPGFPYAGSDPHGFMLRDEIVSYIEDFARHIDAPVREGVAVTRLSKSSRGFMVETNLGETAADSVVLAVSGYHVPKVLPFADRLDPSITQIHSSAYRNPDQLPAGEILVVGSGQSGCQIAEDLHLAGRKVHLAVGSAPRCPRFYRGRDAVDWLDDLGQYDLPVDKHSLKEGVRKNANHYLTGRDGGRDIDLRKFALEGMKLYGRLKDGRGTRLQLGDDLQVNLDNADRVYNGICRMIDEHIARNRIAAPVMPHYEPVWSPTAVPTELDLAASGVTSIIWTTGFRSDWSWVDLPMFDGTGYPTHKRGITSVDGAYVVGLPWLYTWGSGRFVGIGRDAEFVANHIEERSSASDSGAYQAGAREQYAASAAV, from the coding sequence ATGTCCGACCTTCACACTCACTATCCGGTCGTCGTGATCGGCGGCGGCCAGGCCGGCCTTGCGATGAGCGCGCAACTGAAAGCGCGTGGCATCGAGCATGTCGTCCTGGAGAAAAACACCATCGCGCATTCCTGGAAGACGCAGCGGTGGGACGCCTTTTGCCTGGTGACGCCGAACTGGCAGTGCAAGCTTCCGGGATTTCCCTATGCCGGCAGCGATCCGCACGGTTTCATGCTGCGCGACGAGATCGTCTCCTACATCGAGGATTTTGCCAGGCACATCGATGCGCCGGTCCGTGAAGGCGTCGCCGTCACACGCCTCAGCAAATCCAGTCGCGGCTTCATGGTCGAGACGAACCTAGGCGAGACCGCTGCTGACAGCGTCGTGCTGGCCGTCAGCGGATATCACGTTCCCAAAGTGCTGCCGTTTGCCGACCGGCTCGATCCGTCGATCACGCAGATCCACTCGTCCGCTTACCGCAATCCGGATCAACTGCCGGCGGGCGAGATCCTCGTGGTGGGAAGTGGGCAATCAGGCTGCCAGATCGCGGAAGATTTGCACCTGGCCGGCCGCAAGGTGCATCTCGCCGTCGGCAGCGCGCCGCGGTGCCCGCGCTTCTACCGCGGCCGCGATGCGGTCGACTGGCTCGACGATCTCGGCCAGTACGACCTGCCGGTCGACAAGCATTCGCTGAAAGAGGGCGTTCGCAAGAACGCCAACCATTACCTGACTGGACGGGATGGCGGCCGTGACATCGATCTGCGCAAATTCGCGCTCGAGGGCATGAAGCTCTACGGTCGCCTCAAGGATGGCCGTGGGACGCGCCTGCAGCTTGGCGATGATCTCCAGGTCAATCTTGACAATGCTGACAGGGTCTACAACGGCATCTGCCGCATGATCGACGAGCACATTGCAAGGAACAGGATCGCAGCGCCCGTGATGCCTCATTATGAGCCCGTCTGGTCTCCCACAGCGGTGCCCACGGAGCTCGATCTCGCCGCGAGCGGCGTCACGAGCATCATCTGGACGACCGGCTTTCGGTCCGACTGGTCGTGGGTCGATCTGCCGATGTTCGACGGAACCGGTTATCCTACCCACAAGCGGGGCATCACCTCGGTCGACGGCGCCTATGTAGTCGGCCTGCCGTGGCTCTACACCTGGGGCTCGGGCCGGTTCGTCGGCATCGGGCGTGATGCAGAGTTCGTCGCAAACCACATCGAGGAGCGATCGAGCGCATCGGACTCCGGTGCGTATCAAGCAGGCGCTCGCGAGCAATATGCAGCGAGCGCAGCCGTGTAG